In Comamonas sp. lk, the following proteins share a genomic window:
- the mqo gene encoding malate dehydrogenase (quinone), which produces MKKSIQAGLGALAVLILAALLFLFWPLFPRSVPKAENEQPVDVVMVGAGVMSATLATYLQELQPDWKIEVFERLDGVALESSNGWNNAGTGHSGFAELNYTPQLPDGSVETKRAVGIAEQFEVTRQFWAHQIGRGHLQSPETFVNPTPHMSFVWGEDNITFLKKRQQALIQNPLFYGMEYSEDQEQIKKWAPLMIEGRDASQKLAATYMPLGTDVNHGVWTEQLVASLKQGPNFNLHLQSEVTALRQNADKTWNVTVANLADGRKEKTVKAKFVFVGAGGAALKLLQASGIPESKNYAGFPVGGQFLAIENPELAARHDVKAYGIASTGSPPMSVPHLDARKLDGKPVMLFGPFALATTKFLKNGSWWDLFSSVNHDNLMGMLRVGIHNLDLVQYLLQQAELTDEDRQAVLAQYFPHAKREDWKLVTAGQRVQIIKRDAEKGAVLQFGTEIVASEDGSIAALLGASPGASTAPHIMLNLLKKSFPEQMAGAEWKAQIQQIVPSYGRKINEDAAYTNEIRRMTSSALKLPYVDVPLTVGKKADAPVAAPTAAPAAPQNPTQLNKEMQAL; this is translated from the coding sequence ATGAAAAAGTCGATCCAAGCAGGATTGGGAGCTCTCGCAGTCCTGATCCTGGCCGCGCTATTGTTTTTATTTTGGCCGCTGTTCCCCCGCTCCGTCCCCAAGGCCGAGAACGAGCAGCCCGTGGATGTGGTGATGGTGGGCGCCGGCGTGATGAGCGCCACGCTGGCCACCTATCTGCAAGAGCTGCAGCCTGACTGGAAGATCGAGGTCTTCGAGCGCCTCGACGGCGTGGCCCTGGAAAGCTCCAACGGCTGGAACAACGCCGGCACCGGTCACTCCGGCTTTGCCGAACTCAACTACACGCCCCAGTTGCCCGACGGCAGCGTGGAGACCAAGCGTGCCGTGGGCATTGCCGAGCAGTTCGAAGTGACGCGCCAGTTCTGGGCCCACCAGATCGGCCGCGGCCACCTGCAGTCGCCCGAGACCTTTGTGAACCCCACACCCCACATGAGCTTTGTCTGGGGTGAGGACAACATCACCTTCCTGAAAAAGCGCCAGCAGGCCCTGATCCAGAACCCCTTGTTCTACGGCATGGAGTATTCCGAAGACCAGGAACAGATCAAGAAGTGGGCTCCGCTGATGATCGAAGGCCGCGATGCCAGCCAGAAGCTGGCCGCCACCTATATGCCCCTGGGCACCGACGTGAACCATGGCGTCTGGACCGAGCAGCTCGTGGCCTCGCTCAAGCAAGGCCCCAACTTCAATCTGCACCTGCAAAGCGAAGTCACGGCCCTGCGCCAGAACGCCGACAAGACCTGGAACGTGACCGTGGCCAACCTGGCCGATGGCCGCAAGGAAAAGACCGTCAAGGCCAAGTTCGTGTTCGTGGGTGCTGGCGGTGCCGCACTCAAGCTGCTGCAGGCTTCGGGCATCCCTGAATCCAAGAACTACGCCGGCTTCCCCGTGGGCGGTCAATTCCTGGCCATCGAGAACCCCGAACTGGCTGCCCGCCACGACGTCAAAGCCTACGGCATTGCCTCCACCGGCTCGCCTCCCATGTCCGTGCCTCATCTGGACGCCCGCAAGCTTGACGGCAAGCCCGTGATGCTGTTCGGACCCTTCGCCCTGGCCACGACCAAGTTCCTCAAGAACGGCTCCTGGTGGGATTTGTTCTCCTCGGTCAACCATGACAATCTGATGGGCATGCTGCGCGTCGGCATCCACAACCTGGATCTGGTTCAGTACCTGCTGCAACAAGCCGAGCTGACCGACGAAGACCGCCAGGCCGTGCTAGCCCAGTACTTCCCCCATGCCAAGCGTGAGGACTGGAAGCTGGTCACCGCCGGTCAACGGGTGCAGATCATCAAGCGCGACGCGGAAAAAGGTGCCGTGCTGCAATTCGGCACCGAGATCGTTGCCTCCGAAGACGGCAGCATTGCCGCCCTGCTGGGTGCTTCGCCCGGTGCTTCCACCGCACCTCACATCATGCTGAACCTGCTCAAGAAGTCCTTCCCCGAGCAGATGGCCGGCGCCGAATGGAAGGCCCAGATCCAGCAGATCGTGCCTTCCTACGGTCGCAAGATCAATGAGGATGCCGCCTATACCAACGAGATCCGCCGCATGACCAGCTCTGCCTTGAAGCTGCCTTATGTGGACGTACCGCTGACCGTGGGCAAGAAGGCCGATGCACCCGTTGCTGCGCCTACCGCCGCCCCCGCTGCGCCGCAAAACCCCACACAGCTGAACAAGGAAATGCAAGCTCTCTAA
- a CDS encoding MATE family efflux transporter, whose product MPRSLTHGPICRTLLQFSLPLWGGYALQSLNTSVNAFWIGRHLGEAALSAAVHANNLLFVLIALIFGISQATNLLVAQAVGAGRWARARRITGSSAGLFLGAALLMTALGWPLAEPLLSAMGATPATAALAVDYLRALFLALPPMLMLIFVAAVLRGTGDSRTPFVALLAVALGDAALNPLFIFGAGPLPGWGMAGSALATLVANSLGLIGLLAWLRWRRTPLWIGWRQRRYLRPTPELVRCLITKGLPMGLQMLLVALSLVLMLTLVNRHGAQASAAYSAALQLWAYVQMPAIAVASACATIAAQNVGAGHWPRVARTARAGVICHLLLTGSCVTLILAFDRSVLAWFLPEGSAALEPARHLNRIVLFSFVLLGVSGVLAGVVRSTGAVLVPLAILALALWGVRLPLAWGLQPLWGLDALWWSFPLSALVSMLLSLAYYRWGPWREARLLATANTGR is encoded by the coding sequence ATGCCCCGCTCTCTGACCCACGGCCCCATTTGCCGCACCCTGCTGCAGTTTTCCCTGCCCCTGTGGGGCGGCTATGCGCTGCAGTCGCTCAACACCTCGGTCAACGCCTTCTGGATTGGACGCCACCTGGGCGAAGCCGCCCTGTCTGCAGCCGTACATGCCAACAATCTGTTGTTTGTGCTGATCGCCTTGATCTTCGGTATCAGCCAGGCCACCAACTTGCTGGTGGCCCAGGCCGTGGGCGCCGGCCGTTGGGCACGGGCACGCCGCATCACAGGCAGCAGTGCCGGCCTGTTTCTGGGTGCAGCCCTGCTGATGACTGCCCTGGGCTGGCCGCTGGCCGAGCCCCTGCTCAGCGCCATGGGCGCCACCCCCGCCACCGCCGCCCTGGCCGTGGACTATTTGCGCGCGCTCTTTCTGGCACTGCCGCCCATGCTGATGCTGATCTTTGTGGCCGCCGTGCTGCGCGGCACGGGCGACAGCCGCACGCCTTTTGTCGCCCTGCTGGCGGTGGCCCTGGGCGATGCAGCGCTCAACCCTTTGTTTATCTTCGGCGCCGGCCCGCTGCCGGGCTGGGGCATGGCCGGATCGGCCCTGGCCACTCTGGTGGCCAACAGCCTGGGCCTCATCGGCCTGCTGGCCTGGTTGCGCTGGCGGCGGACTCCGCTGTGGATAGGCTGGCGCCAGCGCCGCTACCTGCGACCCACGCCCGAACTGGTGCGCTGCCTCATCACCAAGGGCTTGCCCATGGGACTACAGATGCTGCTGGTGGCACTCTCTCTGGTGCTGATGCTGACCCTGGTCAACCGCCACGGAGCCCAGGCTTCGGCCGCCTATAGCGCGGCCCTGCAGCTGTGGGCCTATGTGCAGATGCCGGCCATTGCCGTGGCCTCGGCCTGCGCTACCATCGCCGCCCAGAACGTGGGCGCGGGTCACTGGCCGCGCGTGGCCCGCACGGCACGCGCCGGCGTGATCTGCCACTTGCTGCTGACCGGCAGCTGCGTGACCTTGATCCTGGCTTTCGACCGCTCGGTGCTGGCCTGGTTTCTGCCCGAAGGCAGCGCCGCCCTGGAGCCGGCGCGCCACCTCAATCGCATCGTGCTGTTCTCGTTTGTGCTGCTGGGCGTGAGCGGCGTGCTCGCGGGAGTCGTGCGTTCCACAGGTGCCGTGCTGGTACCGCTGGCCATCCTGGCTCTGGCCTTATGGGGTGTGCGCCTGCCCCTGGCGTGGGGGCTGCAGCCGCTGTGGGGACTGGATGCACTGTGGTGGAGCTTTCCGCTCAGCGCTCTGGTATCCATGCTGCTGTCCCTGGCCTATTACCGCTGGGGCCCCTGGCGCGAAGCCCGTCTGCTAGCTACGGCGAACACCGGCCGCTGA
- a CDS encoding DUF3579 domain-containing protein: protein MVTPSSKELFILGMTQSGKTFRPSDWAERLAGVMSQFRPGGACAGSHLSYSPWCVPTVMNGVKCVVVNRDLRDYEPMAWDFCLNFAKDNDLQVAEACLLPDEVAANKG from the coding sequence ATGGTTACCCCTTCCAGCAAAGAACTGTTCATTCTGGGTATGACCCAGTCCGGCAAAACCTTCCGACCCAGCGACTGGGCCGAGCGATTGGCGGGCGTGATGAGCCAGTTTCGGCCTGGCGGCGCCTGCGCAGGCAGCCATCTGAGCTATTCGCCCTGGTGTGTGCCTACGGTGATGAATGGTGTCAAGTGCGTGGTGGTCAATCGCGATCTGCGGGACTACGAACCCATGGCCTGGGACTTCTGTCTGAACTTCGCCAAGGACAACGATCTGCAAGTGGCCGAAGCCTGCCTGCTGCCCGATGAGGTCGCAGCGAACAAGGGCTGA
- a CDS encoding aspartate aminotransferase family protein, with translation MTAFIEAAEPHVMTTYGRVPIALERGQGCRLWDVNGKEYLDALGGIAVNTLGHNHPKLVPALQEQIATLIHCSNYYYVPGQEKLAALLTERAKMDKAFFCSTGLEANEAAIKLARKYGVDKGITNPVIVVYDHAFHGRSLGTMSATANPKVREGFGPLLDGFVRIAANDIEALKQATEGNPNIVGVMMEPIQGEGGLHPMRAEYMQQVRALCDANDWLMILDEVQSGMGRTGKWFAHQWAGIVPDVMSLAKGLGSGVPVGALLAHGKAAEVLKPGNHGTTFGGNPLSMRAGIETIRIMEEDGLLAHTTQIGAHLKAKLKQELAEVAGVVDVRGEGLIIGIELDKPCGVLLGRGAEAGLLFSVTADTVVRLVPPLIMTEAEADEVVAKLKPLILQFLSE, from the coding sequence ATGACCGCTTTCATCGAGGCTGCCGAACCCCACGTGATGACCACTTACGGCCGCGTGCCCATCGCTTTGGAGCGAGGCCAGGGCTGCCGTCTGTGGGATGTCAACGGCAAGGAATACCTCGACGCACTGGGCGGCATTGCGGTCAACACCCTGGGCCACAACCATCCCAAGCTGGTGCCTGCACTGCAGGAACAGATTGCCACGCTGATCCACTGCTCCAACTACTACTACGTGCCGGGCCAGGAAAAGCTGGCAGCGCTGCTGACCGAGCGCGCCAAGATGGACAAGGCCTTCTTTTGCAGCACCGGCCTGGAAGCCAACGAAGCCGCCATCAAACTGGCCCGCAAGTACGGCGTGGACAAGGGCATCACCAACCCCGTGATCGTGGTCTATGACCACGCTTTCCACGGCCGCTCGCTGGGCACCATGAGCGCCACGGCCAACCCCAAGGTACGCGAAGGCTTTGGCCCGCTGCTGGACGGCTTTGTGCGCATTGCCGCCAACGATATCGAAGCTCTGAAGCAAGCCACCGAAGGCAACCCCAATATCGTGGGCGTGATGATGGAGCCCATCCAGGGCGAAGGCGGTCTGCACCCCATGCGCGCCGAATACATGCAGCAGGTACGCGCGCTGTGCGACGCCAATGACTGGCTGATGATTCTGGACGAAGTGCAATCGGGCATGGGCCGCACCGGCAAGTGGTTTGCCCACCAATGGGCAGGCATCGTGCCCGACGTGATGTCTCTGGCCAAGGGCCTGGGCTCGGGCGTTCCCGTGGGTGCGCTGCTGGCTCACGGCAAGGCGGCCGAAGTGCTCAAGCCCGGCAACCACGGTACCACCTTTGGCGGCAACCCCCTGTCCATGCGCGCTGGCATCGAAACCATCCGCATCATGGAAGAAGATGGCCTGTTGGCACATACCACCCAGATTGGTGCACACTTGAAAGCCAAGCTCAAGCAGGAACTGGCTGAGGTGGCAGGCGTGGTGGACGTGCGCGGCGAGGGCCTGATCATCGGCATCGAGCTGGACAAGCCCTGCGGCGTGCTGCTGGGCCGCGGCGCCGAAGCCGGCCTGCTGTTCAGCGTGACCGCCGACACCGTGGTGCGCCTGGTGCCGCCGCTGATCATGACCGAAGCCGAAGCCGACGAAGTCGTGGCCAAGCTCAAGCCCCTGATCCTGCAATTCCTGTC